A window of Chloroflexota bacterium contains these coding sequences:
- a CDS encoding DUF3105 domain-containing protein, which produces MGKKQREQRQRQRAAQTKRRKLFMIGGGVLASVLIVGFVGFQIFAPRPTPTPTAPLAAGECAPVQSFPSTGETHLNPGQTPPSYTETPPTSGLHDPNALPDGISSTPADNASISRGVHSLEHGRIVIYYNDLSATEITALENIVKSERKVIVAPWADLKEQVALTAWTRLQTCNGVNEQAIRSFISAYRDKGPEFVP; this is translated from the coding sequence ATGGGCAAGAAACAACGCGAACAACGACAGCGTCAGCGCGCCGCGCAAACGAAGCGGCGCAAATTGTTCATGATCGGCGGTGGCGTGCTAGCCAGCGTTCTGATTGTGGGTTTTGTCGGTTTCCAAATTTTCGCGCCGCGTCCTACTCCAACGCCGACCGCACCCCTCGCTGCCGGTGAATGTGCTCCAGTCCAATCATTCCCGAGTACGGGCGAGACGCATCTGAATCCAGGTCAGACGCCGCCAAGTTATACCGAGACGCCGCCGACTTCGGGTCTGCACGATCCAAACGCGCTGCCCGACGGTATCAGCAGCACTCCCGCCGACAACGCGTCCATTTCGCGCGGCGTGCACAGTCTTGAGCATGGGCGGATCGTGATTTACTACAACGACCTCAGCGCGACGGAAATCACCGCGTTGGAGAACATCGTTAAAAGCGAGCGCAAAGTGATCGTCGCGCCGTGGGCTGACTTGAAAGAGCAAGTCGCGCTAACAGCGTGGACGCGCTTGCAAACGTGCAATGGCGTCAACGAGCAAGCCATACGAAGTTTCATCAGTGCGTACCGCGACAAGGGACCTGAATTTGTACCGTGA
- a CDS encoding urease accessory protein UreH, which translates to MGSTLLTTLILGFTLGMEHALDADHVVAVSTIVSQNKHPLKAALVGTFWGIGHTTTLFLVGMAVIGFKLAIPEQLALSMEFLVGVVLFVLGAQIVWEYRAKKVHTHTHDHNGEIPVHPHLHSHADIAGHKHHALSHQRKSLMIGMIHGLAGSAALMLIVLSTIRSPLEAIAYILIFGGGSILGMMLVSTLIGLPFALSHRFVSLHRVIRFAAGAISIVLGMIVMYNIGFIQGLIKF; encoded by the coding sequence ATGGGTTCGACTTTATTGACGACGTTGATACTTGGTTTTACCCTCGGCATGGAACACGCACTGGACGCCGACCACGTGGTTGCCGTCTCGACGATCGTCAGTCAAAACAAGCACCCTCTCAAAGCCGCGCTCGTCGGCACTTTTTGGGGCATCGGTCATACGACCACATTGTTCCTCGTCGGAATGGCGGTGATCGGTTTCAAGCTCGCCATTCCAGAACAGCTCGCGCTCTCGATGGAATTTCTCGTGGGCGTTGTTCTGTTTGTGCTGGGCGCGCAAATCGTGTGGGAGTATCGCGCGAAAAAGGTACATACTCACACACACGACCACAATGGAGAGATTCCCGTGCACCCGCATTTGCACTCCCATGCGGACATCGCGGGACACAAACACCACGCCTTGTCACATCAGCGCAAGTCCTTGATGATCGGAATGATTCATGGTCTGGCTGGCAGCGCGGCGTTGATGTTAATCGTGTTGAGCACGATTCGCTCGCCGCTCGAAGCCATCGCCTACATACTCATCTTTGGCGGCGGCTCGATTTTGGGAATGATGCTCGTCAGCACGCTGATTGGGTTGCCCTTTGCATTATCACACCGCTTTGTTTCCCTTCACCGTGTAATTCGATTCGCCGCCGGCGCAATCAGCATCGTGCTGGGAATGATCGTGATGTATAATATCGGATTCATCCAGGGACTGATCAAGTTCTGA
- a CDS encoding cytochrome c — translation MRKVIGLLTFVLLAFLVNSCTSAQPTLTNFPGTPRPPMPTVSATQVALGRNVYQANCANCHGANAEGAPNWKKPDAKGNYPPPPHDDSGHTWHHSDRLLYDIIRDGSRDPMRPDAPQQMPAFGNKLNDAEIRAVLIYLASLWTQEHREFQWERTVDDMIRTPPPPR, via the coding sequence GTGCGAAAAGTAATCGGTCTTCTAACTTTTGTGTTGCTCGCGTTCCTCGTGAATAGCTGTACGTCAGCTCAACCCACCCTGACGAATTTTCCAGGCACACCGCGACCGCCGATGCCAACCGTCAGCGCGACCCAGGTGGCTTTGGGGCGAAATGTTTACCAAGCGAATTGTGCGAACTGCCATGGAGCGAACGCCGAAGGTGCGCCGAATTGGAAAAAGCCGGACGCCAAGGGCAATTATCCGCCGCCACCACATGACGACAGCGGTCACACCTGGCATCATTCCGATCGCTTGCTCTATGACATTATTCGCGATGGCTCCCGCGATCCGATGCGCCCGGATGCGCCGCAGCAAATGCCGGCATTCGGCAACAAACTGAACGACGCAGAAATTCGAGCGGTGCTGATCTATTTGGCAAGTCTTTGGACGCAAGAGCATCGCGAGTTTCAATGGGAGCGGACGGTGGATGATATGATCAGG